A stretch of DNA from Aurantiacibacter atlanticus:
GGGCGGGCAACTGTCTTCAAGACTGCACCCTGCATCCATATCTGGCAGAACCACGATTTTTTCGGGGCTGAGAATCTTGGCGGTATCGGCCATGAATTTCACCCCGCAAAAGGCGATCACATCGGCATCGGTTTCCGCTGCCTTGCGCGATAATTCCAGCGAATCCCCGACAAAATCGGCAAGATCCTGCAATTCGGGTTTCTGGTAGTAATGAGCCAGGATCACGGCGTTGCGTTCCTTGCGCAGACGGTCAATTTCTGCACGCAGATCTAGTCCTGCAAGGCTGGTGGGCTGGTCGGTCATGCTGATTTTCCTGTCGAATACATTATCTGCTTATAGCCGCAGTTGCGCGGCTGGCGAGGGCTTAGCCGCTTGTTTCCGGGCTATCGTCAGCGAAGCGCACGGTCACCTGCACATCGCCGTAACCTGCAACCTGCAAGGGTATCGCGAGGTTTTGCCGCACAGCATCGCGCGCGGCAGTGCGGGCAAGCGCCATCACTTCGGGATTTTTTGCAAAGTCACGCGCACGGCGGGCGGCGACATCGGAATTGCTGCGACTGAGCGATACAGATGCGTCCCGGCTGACATACAGACCATCAGTGAAATAGCGTGCCTGTCCTTCATGGATATTGGGCGTGGAAACGGTAAGGCCGGGTAATTCAACATTCAGCGTCTGACTGGCGGCATCCCATGCGAAATCGGCGCGGTCCATGCCTGACAGATCTAGGCGGTACTCCACCGTTGCGGGCACAATCATGGCCTGACGCGATTGCAGCGCATCAATTTCCAGCGGCCCTATGCTTGGGGTAGACGTGCTTTCGGCAACCACATCGAAGCGCGACGAAAACACTGTTAGCGAATTCTGCTTTTCGAAGGTCAGCATTGCGCTGCCGACAATGTCACCGTGATCCTGCGGGCCCCATTTCTCCCATGCCAGCCAGACCAGCGCGGCAGCCATCAGGCCGATGACAATCCAGACGCCGACACCTGTGGAGCGCGCGAACCCTTCATCAGCCACGGCAACGCGCGACATTTCATCCTGTTTTAGTTGATTGCCCATATATCTTCTGAACAAACAACCGTGCCGCTGCGTTCCAATTGCTGCAGATGCGCCAGCACGCTTTGTCCGGCTGCTGGCCAAAGGCCCTCATCCACGCCCTTATACATGATAGGCACCATTGCGGCGATGCTGCGCGGTTCTTCAGCCAGAAGCCGCATTATCTGCCGTTCGCGGGCGCGGCGATGGCCAACCATGCCGCGCACCAGCTGGCGCGGCTTTTCAACCGCAGGCCCGTGGGCGGGATAATAGATGCGATCTTCGCGTGTATAAAGCAGTGCCAGACTTGCGAGGTAATCGCCCATATCGCCATCGGGTGGCATAACCACGCTGGTTGACCATCCCATAACATGGTCGCCGGTGAACAGCGCATCGCTTTCCTCCAGGGCGAAGCACAGATGGTTCGATGTATGACCGGGCGTGGCCAGGGCGCGCAGCGTCCAGCCGGTGCCGGTCATTGCCTCGCCATCATCGAGCACGCGGTCAGGCGCGTAGTCCTGATCAAATGGGGCATCTGCGCGCGGCGCATCGGAATGGATGTGGAGCGGGGCACAGCCTATGATGGGCGCACCGGTCGCTTCGGCCAGGCCGCGTGCGGCGGGAGAGTGATCGCGGTGGGTATGGGTGCACATGATTGCGGCCACGGACCTGCCAGCAATGGCGCGGGTCAGCGCCTCAATGTGCTGAGCATCGTCAGGGCCGGGATCGATCACGGCCAGATCCGTGGTCCCGACCAGATAGGTTTGCGTGCCAGTGTAGGTGAAGGGCGAAGCATTGGCCGCCAGCACGCGCGCTATCAGAGGCTCGATCTGCTCGACATCGCCTGTTGGCCAGGGTTGCGGTGGCATAGACATACTGGGCATATGGAGAACCAAAAGAGGATTGCCAATGACAGAAACATCTATCCTTGTCCTTGACGAAGGTACCACCAGCACTCGCGCGATGCTGTTCGGGCGGGATGGCGCATTGCACGGGGTCGCGCAGGAAGAACTGGATCAGTATTATCCGCAGAGTGGCAGGGTAGAGCATGACGCGGGCGAGATTTGGGCCAAGACCCTGAAATGCGCGCAGGCGATGGTGGATCGGGCAGGCGGCGCCGGAAATATCGCAGCCATCGGTATCACCAACCAGCGCGAAACGGTGGTGGCCTGGGACAATTCGACCGGAGAGCCGCTGACCCGCGCGATCGTCTGGCAGGATCGTCGCACCACGCCTTTTTGCGCAGAGCTGAAAGGCGCGGGTCACGAAAGCCTCGTGCGGAAGAAAACCGGCCTGCTGCTGGACCCCTATTTTTCCGGCACGAAAATGCGCTGGATGCTAGATAATGTGGTCGAGGTTCGGGATGCGGCGGAACGCGGCAGGCTGGCATTCGGAACCATCGAAAGCTGGCTTATATGGAAGCTGACAGGCGGAAATACGCATATTTGTGATGCTAGTAACGCCAGCAGAACCTTGCTGATAGCGCTGGACGGAGCCGGTTGGGACAATGAATTGTGTGACCTCTTCGGCGTACCGCGCGCCGCATTACCCAAAATCGTCGATTGTGCAGGGCAACTTGCCAGCACCGCGCCAGACATATTGGGCTGCTCCATTCCCATTTGCGGCATGGCAGGCGACCAGCAGGCTGCAACGATAGGACAGGGGTGCCTTTCGCCCGGAGATACCAAGGCGACCTATGGCACTGGCGCTTTCGTGCTCGGCAATACCGGCAAAAGCGTGCCCCGCTCCGAAAACCGAATGCTGGCCACCGTGCTTTATCAGCTTGATGGCGAACGGTGCTATGCACTGGAAGGCGCTGTCTTTGTGGCCGGAAGCCTGATCAAATATCTGCGCGATACGCTCGGCCTTATAGAAAGTGCGGAGGAGACGGAGGAACTGGCTAGCTCCATTCCCGATAATGGCGGGGTCGTGGTGGTGCCGGCGCTCTCTGGTCTTGGCGCGCCTCACTGGCTGCCCGAAGCGCGAGGCATTATTTCAGGATTGGGGTTTGATACAGGCCGCGCGCATATTGCCCGAGCATCGCTGGAATCAATGGCACATCAGACACGCGATCTGGCAAATGCCTTCGCCGCCGATGATGCCGCCTGGACTTCGCTTCGGATAGATGGCGGCATGGCCCAAAACAGCTGGATGGCGCAGGATATTGCCGATCTGCTAGGATTGCCCGTCACCCGCCCTGCTTTTGTGGAAACGACAGCGCTGGGCGCGGCAATGCTGGCAGCGGTCGGATGCGGCTGGCACGCTTCGCTTGCGGAGGCGGTGTTAGCGATGATTGGTGAGACACAGACGTTCGAACCGGCGATGGAAGATTCTGTAAGATCGCAGCGGATTGCGCGATGGGACGCAGCATTGGCGAAAGTGTAACGGCCTAATTGCTGGCGAACGCGCGGCCCAGCTTTTGCCTCAGCTGATGGACTTCGCCCGAACCCAGTGCAATGTCACTTGTTTCATCGGTCTCAGACCGCAATTGCCAAGACTTGTCCAACCGTTCCACACGGGCAAACAAATTGCGGCTGCGCGCGATCACCAAGCGGGCAAGCGGATCAAGAAGCGCTACCTGCGCTGGATCACTTTCAGGCTGTGCAGATGGCAGGCGGCCATTGCGCTGCAATTGCATTGCGCTCAATTCACCTGAGAAAAATGCCTTGTGGTTGAGGAGCCAGGCCATGGCATGCATCAACCGCGTTGTGGCGCGCAGCGCTTCGCGCGACAGAACGATTTGCGTCTCTGCCCCGGCTGACCCGACACCAGGACTCCAGTCATCGGCCTCAAATACCGTCCGCGCCTCTTCTGTGAGGTCAAGAGCCTCCTCATAGACAGCGTCGACGATTGCCGGTGTAATAGTATCGGTGCAGGTCATGATAATCCATGGCTAGTCTCAATCGCGTTACTGCACCAGATGTAAGTTATTCGACTCATCCTAAGAAAAGCCCGTGTCCCGGACTTGGACAGATCAGGCAATGATGTCCGGCGTCAGATAGTCTGCAATAATGGCGATCTGATCTCGCAAGTTGAGTTTCCGCTTTTTCAGACGGGCTACCTGCAACTGGTTGGACCCATCGCTGTTTTCCAGCACACGGATAGCAATATCGAGGTCGCGATGCTCGGTCTCCAATGCAGCAAGGCGCTTGATCAGCTCGGTTTCCGCCACGCGAAGATGTCCGCCATTGGTTCCATACTTCTCCCTCTCCTACCCGCACGACTGGCGCAAGAGGCATCTCATCGCCATGCGATTTGTCGAAATGTACTTTCTGTGGTTTGATAACAAATGCGGCGCTCGTTGCACATGGCGAGTCGCTGCCCGGCGGGGTGAGTGATTGCCCTGTTACTGGTCCGGCTATCAGCTCAGATGGTAAGGAGACGAGCATATGGATACTTCGCATGTCAGCGCCCTCGAAGAAAAGCACCGGGGGCTGGAAACCCGGCTCAGGGATGAAATGAACAGGCCGGCACCGGACAATTCGAGGATCCAGGCACTCAAGAAGCAAAAACTGCGCATCAAGGAAGAAATCGCGCATCATTGATGTTGTGAGAAAGCTATCGCACCCCGGTATTTTACATGCCGGGGCGACTTGCAAACGCGCGGGCGTGCTATAGTCGGGTATTATGTCCGCCTTTTCTGCCGCACGATCCATTTTGACTTCGCTTCACGAGGTCATGGCCGCGCGCACGCATGCGCAGGCGAAGCTGAACCAGGTCGTCGAGATCATTGGCGAATCGCTTCATAGCGAAGTGTGTTCGATTTACCTGCTGCGCGAAGGCATGTTGGAACTGTACGCAACGCGCGGCCTTAACCAGG
This window harbors:
- the glpK gene encoding glycerol kinase GlpK, whose translation is MTETSILVLDEGTTSTRAMLFGRDGALHGVAQEELDQYYPQSGRVEHDAGEIWAKTLKCAQAMVDRAGGAGNIAAIGITNQRETVVAWDNSTGEPLTRAIVWQDRRTTPFCAELKGAGHESLVRKKTGLLLDPYFSGTKMRWMLDNVVEVRDAAERGRLAFGTIESWLIWKLTGGNTHICDASNASRTLLIALDGAGWDNELCDLFGVPRAALPKIVDCAGQLASTAPDILGCSIPICGMAGDQQAATIGQGCLSPGDTKATYGTGAFVLGNTGKSVPRSENRMLATVLYQLDGERCYALEGAVFVAGSLIKYLRDTLGLIESAEETEELASSIPDNGGVVVVPALSGLGAPHWLPEARGIISGLGFDTGRAHIARASLESMAHQTRDLANAFAADDAAWTSLRIDGGMAQNSWMAQDIADLLGLPVTRPAFVETTALGAAMLAAVGCGWHASLAEAVLAMIGETQTFEPAMEDSVRSQRIARWDAALAKV
- a CDS encoding MBL fold metallo-hydrolase, encoding MPSMSMPPQPWPTGDVEQIEPLIARVLAANASPFTYTGTQTYLVGTTDLAVIDPGPDDAQHIEALTRAIAGRSVAAIMCTHTHRDHSPAARGLAEATGAPIIGCAPLHIHSDAPRADAPFDQDYAPDRVLDDGEAMTGTGWTLRALATPGHTSNHLCFALEESDALFTGDHVMGWSTSVVMPPDGDMGDYLASLALLYTREDRIYYPAHGPAVEKPRQLVRGMVGHRRARERQIMRLLAEEPRSIAAMVPIMYKGVDEGLWPAAGQSVLAHLQQLERSGTVVCSEDIWAIN
- a CDS encoding DUF1465 family protein, producing MTCTDTITPAIVDAVYEEALDLTEEARTVFEADDWSPGVGSAGAETQIVLSREALRATTRLMHAMAWLLNHKAFFSGELSAMQLQRNGRLPSAQPESDPAQVALLDPLARLVIARSRNLFARVERLDKSWQLRSETDETSDIALGSGEVHQLRQKLGRAFASN
- a CDS encoding YdcH family protein, which translates into the protein MDTSHVSALEEKHRGLETRLRDEMNRPAPDNSRIQALKKQKLRIKEEIAHH
- a CDS encoding YdcH family protein — encoded protein: MAETELIKRLAALETEHRDLDIAIRVLENSDGSNQLQVARLKKRKLNLRDQIAIIADYLTPDIIA
- a CDS encoding DUF4230 domain-containing protein; its protein translation is MGNQLKQDEMSRVAVADEGFARSTGVGVWIVIGLMAAALVWLAWEKWGPQDHGDIVGSAMLTFEKQNSLTVFSSRFDVVAESTSTPSIGPLEIDALQSRQAMIVPATVEYRLDLSGMDRADFAWDAASQTLNVELPGLTVSTPNIHEGQARYFTDGLYVSRDASVSLSRSNSDVAARRARDFAKNPEVMALARTAARDAVRQNLAIPLQVAGYGDVQVTVRFADDSPETSG